The following DNA comes from Ghiorsea bivora.
TTGGGAAGCATTAAATTGCCGCTTCCCTGATGCTGACAGGGTCTTCAATGAGTGCATTAAAGAAGCCAAGGCATTATTAACGCCTGCAGGTGTAGATGCCTATATTGAGCATGCACGCTTTATTGGAAAAATGGGGCGTGGTGTTGAGCCATTGCTTATCTTCCTCGAAGAAGCACCTACCGTTGCATCCATTGTTGGTGAAAAAATATTGCCTGAAATCAAAGATTTCTGCTTATTTTTATCCACCAATACCAATTTCAAATCCATTGTACCTTTCTTACAAACTTTAGGGTCAGTGACGAAAAGGTTACATAGCTACGAACAACTGCATGCTTATTTTGATATATTGAAAGATATGTTGGAACAAACAACAGGTTCAGTGCACGGGCATCATAAAACATTCCCAAGCCCTGGTTTACCTTTATTGCTTGAACAATCCCCACGTTTACTTCGTGCTTTAAGCTTAGAAGGCTATAAAAACTGGATTGATTATGGTGTAAAATATTACAACAAACATCCAGAGCGCCAAAAAGATTATTTCAGCTTACAGTCCCCCGATGCTATTGCAGTGATGCAACGCGAACGCCATGGTACCTTGATGGTAGACCATGAGCGTCAACTGGATTTGTATTTACGCGGTTTGTGGGAAGATAGCGATTATTTAGTCCCCTACTCATCAGCTTTTGATGAATTGCGTAAACCTATGCCTTATTATGACAAATTGGGCATCCGTTTGCCTGATGTTTATGATGATAAAGATGGCGTTTCCGGCATAGACCGCTACCGCGCAACCTTGGCACACATGGCTGCACACCGCCGTTGGAGCAGCCAAATGATTGTGGACAACTGGAGCCCATTCCAGCGTGTTGCTGTGGAAGCATTTGAAGACTCTCGTGTTGAATACTTGGCGATGAAAGAGTACCCAGGTTTACGCAAGTTATTCTTAGCCTTGCATCCTATCCCTAATGAGGATGACTTAGAAATCGAAGGTGAATCCATGGTTCGCCTAAGATTAGCCTTGCTTTCTCGCGCTATTCTTGACCCTGATTTTGAAGTGAAACACGATGATATTCGTGAATCCGTCAAACGTTTCTTTATTGAAATGGAAAAAGACGGTATTTCGAGCAGTGATAATATGGCAAGCCTTGCCCTAAGCTTCACTGCGCGCACACGCAGGCAAACCGATTTATCACCCAAAATTTACTTTAAAAATACTGAAGTGGATTATCGCGATGATAATCGTCACTTGTGGATTTATATCGAACAAGGTGATGATGAAGACACCCAGTTTGAACATCTTGAAGAACAAAAACAACAAGATGAAGTCGATTCATTACCACCCCGCCATTACCATGAGTGGGACTACAATTCACAACACTATCGCCCAGATTGGGTGAGTGTGTATGAGGCGATTCATCCCAGTGGTGATGCCAATGTGATTGATAAAATCCTTGAGAAACACAGTGCGCTTGCCAAACGCCTTAAAGCCATCTTGGATGCTTTAAAACCTCAGCAAAAAGTGCGTATTCGTTATCAAGAAGAAGGTTCTGAGCTTGATTTGGATGTGGCAATTCGTTCGTTGATTGACCTTAAAAGTGGTTCACAACCCGATATGCGTATCAATATGAGCCATAAAAATGATGGGCGTGATATTGCTGTGATGTTGGTTTTGGATTTGTCTCAATCGCTTAATGAAAAAGCTTTGGGCAGCCAGCAAACCATTCTTGAGCTTTCGCAAGAAGCCATCACTTTATTGGCATGGA
Coding sequences within:
- a CDS encoding nitric oxide reductase activation protein NorD — its product is MTEVVETEERSAEDLAYWEALNCRFPDADRVFNECIKEAKALLTPAGVDAYIEHARFIGKMGRGVEPLLIFLEEAPTVASIVGEKILPEIKDFCLFLSTNTNFKSIVPFLQTLGSVTKRLHSYEQLHAYFDILKDMLEQTTGSVHGHHKTFPSPGLPLLLEQSPRLLRALSLEGYKNWIDYGVKYYNKHPERQKDYFSLQSPDAIAVMQRERHGTLMVDHERQLDLYLRGLWEDSDYLVPYSSAFDELRKPMPYYDKLGIRLPDVYDDKDGVSGIDRYRATLAHMAAHRRWSSQMIVDNWSPFQRVAVEAFEDSRVEYLAMKEYPGLRKLFLALHPIPNEDDLEIEGESMVRLRLALLSRAILDPDFEVKHDDIRESVKRFFIEMEKDGISSSDNMASLALSFTARTRRQTDLSPKIYFKNTEVDYRDDNRHLWIYIEQGDDEDTQFEHLEEQKQQDEVDSLPPRHYHEWDYNSQHYRPDWVSVYEAIHPSGDANVIDKILEKHSALAKRLKAILDALKPQQKVRIRYQEEGSELDLDVAIRSLIDLKSGSQPDMRINMSHKNDGRDIAVMLVLDLSQSLNEKALGSQQTILELSQEAITLLAWTIEQLGDKFAIGGFNSNTRHDVRYSHIKGFGEHFDTEVKRRLAAMEAKYSTRMGAAMRHAGHYLEGQKADKKLMLVLTDGEPADIDVDDDQLLIHDTHKAVKELAADGIYSYCINLDPKADEYVQDIFGKNYTVIDNVDKLPEKLPQIFMALTK